CGCCTGCAAGGGTTTTTCGTGTCCCCCAAGTCAGTCATCTTCATCATTACATGTAGCCCGGGTCATGCATTTTGAGGTCTAAGAAAGAGGCGGGAGCAAAGAAGCACCGGCCGGCTCCAAGGAGAGAGAACTGGGAGGGGCTGTCTATGTTATAGGTtcgagcgggcgggggcAAGAAGAAGTATGCACGTACGATACACCTATTTAGCGCCCGGCCGGTGGTTCCGCGCAATGAGggagccgcccgcgaccaACTCGGCGCCGTAGATGCGCGACTTGAACagcttgtcgatggcggcctgGTCGGGGATCGTGTCCGggtcggtgtcgtcggcgtaCTGCGATGGCGGGTCGCCGCGTTTCGAATGcgacccgtcgtcgcccggctccggcggcttGATGCCGCgtttcggcggcggcggcggcggcggcggcggcccccctccgttgtcgtcgggcgagcgcagaggcggcgggtcgccgggctgcggcggctggatgCCACGCTTCTCaaccagctcctcgccgtcctcgggcAGCGTTCCCAGGTCCGCAACGCCGTCCGCGTTGGCGTTGTCGATGAGGTGCAAGGCCGTGgcgaggccagccagcgcgagcagcgcgacggAAAACCTCATGTCTgtttttctttcctttttttctctctttcgcTTTTGGCTTCCTTATTGTGCCGTTCAGAAAATACCAGTCTTGTGGTTAAGAAACGACGAAGCCGATACACGAAACGAAACCAAGCAACATATAAAGTGCAAAAGAAATGCTAATGGAAAACCAGCCACCATCGGCCGTCAACTGTTGTCGGGTCACCAACAACAGGTAAGGTTACGAGTGGCGACCCTTGGCCACTTTATCAAAGACGAGAAACTCCTCCCCTCACCGAATGACAGCGACGGGTGGGTGTCTTGAATCGAAAGCCTCAGTCATGTTGTGCGCACGGGTCAgatgcagcgcagcgcagcgcagcgcagaggACAGCCTATGCCATGATGTGACGTCCAGGTTCTCGGCTATTTAATCTCGAAACCGC
This sequence is a window from Purpureocillium takamizusanense chromosome 8, complete sequence. Protein-coding genes within it:
- a CDS encoding uncharacterized protein (SECRETED:SignalP(1-16~SECRETED:cutsite=ATA-LH~SECRETED:prob=0.6528)) produces the protein MRFSVALLALAGLATALHLIDNANADGVADLGTLPEDGEELVEKRGIQPPQPGDPPPLRSPDDNGGGPPPPPPPPPKRGIKPPEPGDDGSHSKRGDPPSQYADDTDPDTIPDQAAIDKLFKSRIYGAELVAGGSLIARNHRPGAK